From one Prosthecobacter vanneervenii genomic stretch:
- a CDS encoding carboxypeptidase M32, producing the protein MTVLCDVVSLASHTRRCQFIHMPNAYQSLCEVISEIALLTSTEAVLGWDQETYMPSHALDHRARQLSYLTGRAHSLLTSKKTLKLLEQAEKETSENPTHAANIRGLRRDIDRATKLPQKLVEEESQVCAHAKAAWVEARGKSDFDHFAPHLEKVLGIARKKADLFGYDDEPYDALLDLYERGAKTREVAALFTKLRPQLAEISRAAVAKSSKVKPGALKGRYPIEKQQVLNREIAQSLGFDFEAGRIDTTAHPFCTTLGPGDVRLTTRYDEKDFLSSLFGVMHEAGHGLYEQGLPGLDYGLPSGSAASLGIHESQSRLWENHVGRSLIFWKKWFPRAQELFPHLRKVKLDAFMKEMLRSEFSFIRVEADEATYDLHILLRFGIERRLVKGELSVQDVPKVWNEEYRELFGMTPPDDRRGCLQDIHWSMGGLGYFATYTLGNLNAAQLFATAKKQKKIAAALEKCDYAPLLQWLRTNVHSKGAAFLPQEIISQATGSPTDAKWHIKHLRERYVG; encoded by the coding sequence GTGACTGTTCTTTGCGATGTGGTTTCGCTTGCCAGCCACACACGCCGCTGCCAGTTCATCCACATGCCCAACGCCTATCAATCCCTTTGCGAAGTCATTTCTGAAATCGCCCTCCTTACCTCCACCGAGGCCGTGCTCGGCTGGGACCAGGAAACCTACATGCCCTCACACGCGCTGGATCACCGCGCGCGTCAGCTCTCCTACCTCACCGGCAGAGCCCATTCGCTGCTGACCTCCAAAAAGACGCTCAAACTGCTGGAGCAGGCCGAGAAAGAAACCAGCGAGAATCCCACCCACGCCGCCAACATACGCGGCCTGCGCAGGGATATCGACCGCGCCACCAAGCTCCCCCAAAAACTCGTGGAGGAAGAGAGCCAGGTCTGCGCCCACGCCAAGGCCGCCTGGGTCGAGGCACGCGGTAAGTCCGACTTCGACCACTTCGCCCCTCACCTGGAAAAGGTGCTCGGCATCGCCCGCAAAAAAGCCGACCTTTTCGGCTATGATGACGAGCCCTATGACGCGCTTCTCGATCTCTACGAACGTGGTGCCAAAACCCGCGAAGTCGCCGCCCTCTTCACCAAACTCCGTCCCCAGCTCGCCGAAATATCCCGCGCTGCTGTGGCCAAATCCAGCAAGGTGAAACCTGGCGCGCTCAAAGGCCGCTACCCGATTGAAAAACAGCAGGTCCTCAACCGCGAAATCGCCCAAAGCCTCGGCTTCGATTTCGAGGCCGGTCGCATCGACACCACCGCTCACCCCTTCTGCACCACCCTCGGCCCTGGCGACGTCCGCCTCACCACCCGCTACGACGAAAAAGACTTCCTCTCCTCCCTCTTCGGCGTCATGCACGAAGCCGGACACGGCCTCTACGAGCAGGGCCTCCCCGGACTCGACTACGGCCTCCCCAGCGGCAGCGCCGCTTCCCTCGGCATTCACGAATCCCAGAGCCGCCTCTGGGAAAATCATGTTGGCCGCAGCCTCATCTTCTGGAAAAAGTGGTTCCCCCGCGCCCAGGAGCTCTTCCCTCACCTGCGCAAAGTGAAGCTCGACGCCTTCATGAAGGAAATGCTGCGCAGCGAGTTCAGCTTCATCCGCGTCGAGGCAGACGAAGCCACCTACGATCTCCACATCCTTCTCCGCTTCGGCATCGAACGCCGCCTCGTTAAAGGCGAGCTCTCCGTCCAGGACGTGCCCAAAGTCTGGAACGAGGAATACCGCGAACTCTTTGGCATGACGCCACCCGACGACCGTCGCGGCTGCCTGCAGGACATCCACTGGAGCATGGGCGGCCTCGGCTACTTCGCCACCTACACCCTCGGAAATCTCAATGCCGCCCAGCTTTTCGCCACGGCCAAAAAGCAGAAGAAAATCGCCGCCGCTCTGGAGAAATGCGACTACGCACCTCTCCTCCAGTGGCTGCGCACCAATGTCCATTCCAAGGGCGCCGCCTTCCTCCCTCAGGAGATCATCTCCCAGGCCACTGGCAGCCCCACGGACGCCAAATGGCACATCAAGCACCTGCGCGAGCGCTACGTCGGCTGA